One window from the genome of Vibrio sp. VB16 encodes:
- a CDS encoding amino acid aminotransferase: MFAHLPTPQLDPILSLSVAYRNDPRTGKVDLGIGVYKNNLGETPIMLAVQQAQKQLLETQTTKSYVGLSGCEEFNSSMVNLLLSGTSAMGRVSAIQTPGASGALRMLGDLMKVANPDTTVWLSNPSYVNHRPVMEAAGLKVKQYRYFSTQTKQVDVEAMLNDISCAGPNDVVLLHGCCHNPTGADVDFQVWKAITELSQKNGFLPFVDIAYQGFGDGLEEDAQGLRYMADNLEEMLITTSCSKNFGLYRERTGAAIVIGNNQTDVSNAKGKLLQLARATYTMPPDHGAALVKTILNSEAMTKVWKDELVSMRLRLINLRLLLCNELRSVHSSQQFDFIESHKGMFTVLGFSQAQMSRLRDEYGIYGVGDGRINIAGLTEKDIPYVANAIVQIS, encoded by the coding sequence ATGTTTGCACATTTACCCACACCTCAACTGGATCCGATACTCTCTCTTTCTGTAGCGTATCGTAATGATCCTCGTACTGGGAAAGTCGATCTTGGCATTGGCGTGTACAAAAATAATTTGGGTGAAACGCCAATTATGTTGGCGGTTCAACAGGCTCAGAAGCAGCTATTAGAAACGCAAACAACCAAGTCTTATGTTGGTCTTTCAGGGTGTGAAGAATTCAATTCAAGCATGGTAAACCTGCTTCTTTCTGGTACATCAGCAATGGGGCGAGTGTCAGCTATACAAACCCCAGGAGCCAGCGGCGCGCTGCGCATGCTTGGTGATTTAATGAAAGTCGCCAATCCAGATACAACCGTGTGGCTTAGTAACCCTAGCTATGTAAATCACCGTCCAGTGATGGAAGCCGCAGGACTTAAGGTAAAGCAATATCGCTACTTTAGTACTCAGACCAAACAGGTTGATGTTGAAGCGATGCTAAACGATATCAGTTGTGCTGGCCCCAATGATGTGGTGTTACTGCACGGTTGCTGCCATAACCCGACAGGAGCCGATGTCGACTTTCAGGTCTGGAAGGCGATCACAGAACTTTCACAAAAAAATGGTTTCCTTCCATTCGTTGATATCGCCTATCAAGGGTTTGGAGACGGGTTGGAAGAAGATGCTCAAGGATTACGCTATATGGCGGATAATCTAGAAGAGATGCTCATCACCACCTCTTGCTCTAAGAATTTTGGCCTATACCGAGAACGTACTGGCGCCGCTATTGTTATTGGCAATAATCAAACCGATGTGAGTAATGCGAAAGGGAAACTATTACAGTTGGCAAGAGCCACCTATACTATGCCACCCGATCACGGTGCTGCGTTGGTGAAAACCATCCTTAACAGTGAGGCAATGACAAAGGTTTGGAAAGATGAATTGGTCTCGATGAGGCTAAGATTGATCAATTTGCGATTGCTACTTTGCAATGAGTTGCGATCAGTTCACAGTTCTCAACAGTTTGATTTTATTGAGTCTCACAAAGGTATGTTTACTGTGCTAGGCTTTTCTCAAGCACAGATGAGTCGACTTCGAGATGAATACGGTATATACGGTGTGGGAGACGGCAGAATCAATATCGCTGGTCTAACAGAAAAAGATATCCCGTATGTAGCAAATGCTATTGTGCAAATTTCATAA